The DNA sequence ACTAGATCAATTTTTAAATAGTGACTTAGGTGAAAAAGAACAAGAGCTCACTTAACTAGGAGGGGTGGGATGTGGATGAGGGGAATGTGACTAAAATTCAGCCCTTctattagtttgtttgtttgtttattggttttggggccacacccaggggtgctcaggagttactcttagctctgactCAGAaacccctcctggcaggcttaggggaccatatgggatgctggggatcaaacctgagtccttcctgaattggctgtgtgcaaggtaaacaccctaccactgtgctacactCCATGCCCAAATTCAGCCcttctaataaattatttcatttaataacattaataaacCTCCTACCATAAAAATGAAAGATTATGCTCATCTTCCCCATTTACCCTTATGccccaagttttttcttttccattatctTTATATGTTCATTAAGATCTATTATcaagtttttaataaatcaagccaGGAGATAGATTCTTGTATGAATGTAATTTGAGGGTTTTCAAATTATTTGGTTGTTACTGAGTTTTTTAAAGCAGACTACTGTGGATTCattcatatttgatttttccaTGAATTTCCATGACTATAACAAATATCAAATTGATAAGTTTTTGTGAGTGATTTTTCCAACAAATCATTTTGAAACATGTTGTAAAATTGCTTTAGGAGATTGTATGGATTAATTTCCCAACTTGAATGAGCAAGAGGGGAGATATTACCATAATGGATAACAAGTCAttgattcccttttttttttttggccacacttggctgtgcttagagtttactccttgttctgtgttcaaggataactcctgatgATACTTGCTTAGGGGACTATAATGGGTGCCAGAAATTGTACCCCAATTGGCCACGTGcatagcaagcaccctacccactggtgCTATCTCCCCATCATAACAGTTCAGTGAAAGAAAACTGAGAGCTTGAAAAGCAAAGGCTGAAAGGCACTGAAATAGTAGGGAAGCAAAGGGGAGAGATATCAAAAGAGGAAAAATCTTTTGGAGAGGATCGTTTTGGAGGGTAAAGTTTCTGATGTGGCTGAGATAAATGGAAAATACAGATGTGGAAAGGAACATCAGAAGGCAGGAAGCAGGCCTGAGTGGTGAGTATGGAAACTTCTCAATGGAAAGGGCAGCTGAGAGGAAGCCAGTCAGAGATACCAAACTTCTTTGAATGAAGAGTGGTAGGTGGAGACATGGGGGATCCAGCAGGAAAGGGGTTCAGGCAAGAAGATGGGACTGGAAAGCTGAGTCCTGGGCCCCGACAAAGCAAATGAATATTTCAGACAAATCTATGTGATAAAATAGTGTCTCTTATATCTATGGAAAAAACTCTTGTACCTTGCTGAGTCATTATGAGGGATCCATGATGATGCTTCTCCCATGGCTTCTGTACCTGCCAAGTGGCTGCAGTTAAAATCCACTCAtggtgtggctggagagatagcatggaggtaaggcatttgccttgcatccagaaggactgtggttcgaatcccggcatcccatatggtcccccaaccctgccaggaacaatttctgagcatagagtcaggagtaactcctgagcactgccaggtgtgacacccccccccttttttttttaaatccatgcaTAGTTCCTGTGATCCACACAACGATCTCTAAGATGGGTACCAAAGGCAGAATTTGGAAGATCCTATTTATAGTAGTGTGGGTGCCCTTCCTGCAGGGACACcagttaagatgtggttattctttcttggagggagacgcaaacacaaagacacaaaggcagacagacaaacagacaaaagtgggaaaaggatttcaGCCAAGACTGAACCCAATTCTGTTTATTGATACTCAAGGCCCGgcttaaatacatttttgtggGCACAGTTCCACTCATTAATATGTCAATAAGAGGTAGATATATTGAACAGGACAAATCACAGGACCCATTGGCAGGTGAGAAGGAATGTGCAGATATGAGCTCTGTCTCCATCAGGTCTgggatgtactgataatggaacctatctccAGCAGGTGGGAGCTACAGATAAGTGGACCTTATAGACTAGACTTAGTTTCCCAGGACCAAAGTCTTGTGCCTTCTTCGTttctaaatgttttcatttaattcTCGAGGCTACCTGCTTTGATCATGGCTTGCTGTTTGGTAGCCCTTAAGCCTTGAATCttaaatgtttacttttaattCTCAAGGCTGCCTGCTTTTATAGCTCTGTGTTTGTTGCCCTTAAATCTTAATGGTTAACATTTAATTCTCTAGTCTGCCTTTTAGCAAAAGTCTATGCCTGTCATAAGGCCCTGCATTTCAGCCCTGTATTTTCTGCCTATTCTTAAAGGCGCCCATCATACTAGTAGCAAATGGAtaatgctgggttttgaaccaagATCTTGGGATATTAGATGGAGGCTTTTCTCTGACTTTTCTTGCCATACAATGCAGAGCCATGCCCCAAACCTTCACTCTGACTTCATAAAGACAACCCTTTAGCCCAGATTAGAGTTTTTCAATCAACCTTCTTTGCCTGCTTTCTTGCCAGTCTCCTTTTCTAAAAAGACTCCTGTGACATCTGGCCGTCAATTCATTCCAGACTCTAGAGATGTGAGATCATGTaactttattttgtgtttgtttttggtccatacagGACTGTGTTGAGGTCTTGCTCTGGACtttgtgttcagaggaccatatgtgctaTTAGAAATCCAGCCAAGTTGATCCCTTGCAAAGCAAGGTTCTAACTCCCATACCAGCATCTCTCTTGCCCTGAGATAATGCAATTTAAACGACCAACATAGGTGCATTTCAATTTGCAAGCAATCTCTAAGAAGGAGAATTTATTGGTCAAATAAGAAAATCTGGAGGTTATTAATTTATCTTAGAATGTCTTGAAAATCTCACATTATTGCCTGgtctttgtgtttctttgttaAAACTTTGAAAAGTTGAGTTCACAGGGCTTCATAAATTTAAACTGAGTTCTGATTCCTCTGTCTTTTCTCCCCAGTCTTTCCACACCTAGTAAAGGAGTTGAACACAGGCCTTCATGTGACAATTCTGATGCTCCTCTTCTTGGCCTTGGCCTTGGCTCTGGTCAGTATGGGCTTTGCCATCCTCAACATGATCCAGGTTCCCTACAGTGCAGTCAACGGCCCTGGGGGCATTTGCCTCTGGAATGTTCTTGCAGGTAAGAAAGGCCTCCCTACCCAAGACAGGAAAATCATGCTCTGACCATTATGAAATAAGTTCCAAAGAAGTAGAAGGTGGAAAGGAAGAGGGAACAAACATTTCCCATCTCTGCCTTTACTTACCTGATCTAAAACCTTTACTGATAGACATAAATTTCTTTACTAAAAAGTTCTAGTAtctctgtggggaaaaaaaaaagaacaaaaggctggagagatattagagAAAGTcaggtacttaccttgcaagcacttgacccaggttcaatatccagaaccacccctaagcactgctaggcatgatccctgaacacaactgggtatgggccaaaaactaGATAGTTggatgatagacagacagagatatATAGatgattagatagatagatagatagatagatagatagatagatagatagatagatagatagatagatagatagatagatagatagatagatagatagatagataggtgggtggtgaatagatagataaatgatattATAATGTGTATAGATGTGTTTAGTTTACTGTATTGATCCAAAGTCATTcccaaaaatgtcttaaaatgtaaaaagaaattgCCAAATTGGTACTAACAAACATCATCCATCATGAAAGAAGCAAACTCCTAAGAAATGAGTATTGTTTCAGAAGATATAGGTCAATAAtaccctttcctttccttactctacaaagataaatataaagtttaaaaccAGGTGCTGCTGTTCTAGAATGTATACTAATATAATATGAATTATGTTATAATGGATAACATGAATAATAAGATATCTTGAGTTTGTCCTACTTGCAGATTGTAGGCCTCCTGGTGAATTTACTGTATTTGAGGCTCACCCTTATCTTGACTATAGATGCCTTGCTTATCTCCCTTAAATCCTCATAAGTGGttgtcagataaaaaaaaaagtgtatggaccgaagcaatagtacagcaggtagggcacttaccttgcatgcagctgacccaagattgatctctggcaccccatatagttccttgagccccGCCAAGAGAAGTCTCTGGCGTATAGCCAGGtattaaactctgagcaccaccatgtgtggccgtaaagccaaaaaataaacataagtattttggagccagagagatagcacactggttaaggccttgcatgcagccaactccacTTCAATCCTGGCACTGGCATGGTTCCCCAAGTAGTACCtgcgagtaacccctgaacaccaccaaccATGTGGCTCATGGTtgccacaccaaaaaaaaaaaaaaaaaagaaatggagttcTCAACCTAGATTGGGGGTGAGAGGGAtttagccacacccggtgatgctcaagggttccttttggctctgtgctcaataattaTACCGGCTGGTGATCAgcggtccatatggaatgctgggtatggaacctgggttggacacataCAAAGCAACCACCCTATACTATATCACTATAAGCTATACTTTCATTCAGACCCtgacatatttgtattttaaagcaTTAAAATAGTGTTTGGTTTTGTGGGGCCTTCCCTTAATTGTGCTGGGGACTATtatacatccagtggtgcttagaagaCCTTGACACTGAATATCCAACCCAGAACCATGACCCCAAGAGCACAATaacattttctatattaattgaaattaaaacaGTTGGAAAAGGGGAGAGGCCCAAAAGTCAAAGTTTGAAGCAATTGGTCAGAAAACATCTTCTATTTAAGTGTCCTTCCAAGTTTTCCGAACAGCAGTAGTACCCCACACCACTAAAATCTGCGTTGacagtgtgtatatataaacataagtaTTTAACATAAGTATATAGGAGTGATAtcacaacaggtaaggcatttgccttgcatgcactgacctagattcaatcccgagcatcgcatatggttccctgaccttgccatgagtaatttctgagcacagagccaataacctctgagcaccgctgggtgtggtccaaaagcaaaacaaacaaaagcaaatcaaagcaaaataaaaattatatatccaCATGCAACTCACATCTCCAACAAGGAGCGTTGAAACCCAACCCGAGTTCCTTCCTATGCCCCAAATACCCCCCTTGTATCCAGTCACCAAGGCAGCAAACAGGAGCTGAGAGAGACCATGTTTCAACTTCTGGGTTCCAGGTGGTGTCGTGGCTCTGGCCATTGGTAGCTTCATGGCAGCAGTGAAATACCACGACTTGACTGAGCGGATTGCCAACTTCCAGGAACGCTTGTTCCGCTtcgtggtggtggaggaggagtaCCAGGAGTCCTTCTGGATCTGCGTGGCCAGCGCCTCGGCCCACGCAGTGAATTTGGTGGTGGTGGCCATCAGCCTGATCCCCCTGCCAGAGATCCAGACCAAAGTTGAGGAGGCCACGGTCACCGCTGAAGATATCTTGTACTGACAGCTCTCTCCTGCCCACACACCTCCCTGGATGAGCACTGGGCAGCGAGTCCTCATCCTATGTGCCAGCTATTCTTTCTGGATTGGCTGAGATTTGGggtgggaagaaagaagagggaggaatcCAGGTTGTGGGCTGGCCAGGAGAGAAAGCTTTGCAGAGCTCCTGGCATCTTCCACCTCTTTCCCACCAATCCTGAAGACCCTGAATTTCTGACTGGAGTTAGAGATGCCACTGATGGCCGTTTAGACAGCTTCCTCCTCTGTAATGGGGGGACAGTTGGGACTCCACAGTGATATGATGAAGTTAGGAGGGCAGCGGTGTCACTGGACCTTGTGAATGGGGGTACCTTATATATGTCAGGTATGTGCACCTCAATAAATATCTATAGATCCTGGGTCTAGACCCCAGCTTTGAAAACCTGAGTTGTGACTTCATATGGAATCATATAACTGAATGGGAGGGGTGGAATCACAAAAGATTGGGCAGCAGTGAACATTTTCTGAACACACAACTACCAAAAATTGATTCAAAATCAGCTCCATCATTTACTAAGGTGTTTCTGGCAGTGTTCATCCATATGGCATTTCTTGGGTGAAAAATGTTCCAAATAGGAAAACTTTCAGAAAATAGAATCAAGGGGCCTAAACttgaacaatctaaactcaaaggggtctgttacactggcaggtcaggggacaAAGGTGAcaggataggatgcactctggtccattggtggagggaggttgaaacTGGTAGTGGGAAGGGCCCTAACttattgtatatctcaaattcaactcggaaggattctgttgatcacagttgtttcaataaaataaaattaaaaaaaagtttcagaagtCCTgaaacaaggccagagagatagcacagcggtagggcgtttgcctagcatgcagctaacctgggacagacccaggttagattcctggcatcttatatggttcctcccccaccaagcctgccaggagcaatttctgaatgcaaagccaggagtaaaccctgaacaccactaggtgtggccccaaaacaaaaacaaaagtcctggAACATTTGGGGGATGCAAAGAGAGATCTGATTATTCTCTGCTCTCCAGACACACTTCATCTTCCCATACGGCACAAATATGAGGCAATAACACTAAAATTGATTGACAGGGGCAATAGGGGCagaagtacagtaggtagggtacgtgccttgcatgcggctgagccaggttctattcccagcatcctgtgtaGTCTTCTGCACCCCACCTGTAATGATTactgagctcagtcaggagtaacccctgagcactgctgggcatggcccccaaaccagataaaataaaataacatgacaCTAAGAATAAAAATAGCTGTTACTCTTTGAGTGGCTACTGCATGCAATCCTACATTTCATATATTAATTCATCTAATTCCCAGATGATCCATACTACTTTGTCCTCATttgatagataaaaaaaatgactgaAGCCTTGAGAGAATTAAGTTCTGAACTGAGTTACATCATGGAAACCTGGTGTTTATCCTTTGATTCACTGACTTATCCGATGTCTTAATGATGTATAAGCAATTGCAATGAATGCTATAATGATCCATGCATGAAGCAGCGAGCAAGAAAGGAATTCTCAGAATGGCACATGGAAGTAAAGGAGGTGACACTTGATCCAGACTTTGAAAGGGGATCTCGCTTTTTCCAGTCCAAGCTGGAGCAGGGCATCCCAGGATGACACAGTGAGCTCTGCGCCCAGGGTAGACATTATAAATAGCCTGTGAACTCCAGTCGGATTAGAATATTGCTCCAAATCACCTGTCAGGTAAACCTGTCTGCTCTGTGTTGGATTTTCCTAGTAGATGTTGGGGTAGTTCATTCTATATCTCCTTGGTTGAATGTGGTACCCAGGTAGccaggattagatttttttttggttggaattgaggtttggtttgttttttatggaGCCCTGACACCCCCATCCCAGACAGGGTGAAGTGAATTTTTGAGTAATGATGTCACTCAACAAATAGGTGACTGGCCAGTGATTGAAGGGCAAAACCCACAGAACCCATCTGACAAGAGATGGACCCAAAAGGTGGTAGCAGTATCTAGAGGGTGGGGAAGAAGAAAgattgagaggaggaggaggaagaggaggagaaggagggagaggaagaagaagataagaggaggaggaggaggaggaggaggaagaagaagaagaagaagaagatgatgatgatgatgatgatg is a window from the Suncus etruscus isolate mSunEtr1 chromosome 16, mSunEtr1.pri.cur, whole genome shotgun sequence genome containing:
- the CLRN2 gene encoding clarin-2 — encoded protein: MPGWFKKMWYGLASLLSFSSFVLIIVALVVPHWLSGKILCQTGVDLVNATDPELVKFIGDIYYGLFRGCKVRQCGLGGRQSQFTIFPHLVKELNTGLHVTILMLLFLALALALVSMGFAILNMIQVPYSAVNGPGGICLWNVLAGGVVALAIGSFMAAVKYHDLTERIANFQERLFRFVVVEEEYQESFWICVASASAHAVNLVVVAISLIPLPEIQTKVEEATVTAEDILY